The genomic window GTTGACAAAAACTTTACAGAGCTCATTGGCGTGTCTTCGGtaattgaataaagaaaagtacGATCAATGGATAAAGGCGAAAGACAGAGGAACAAACGAAAACACTagatttcctttttttttccaattcttctAGATCCATGAAGGATAAGTGAAACGGTTAATCACGCATATCGTTCCTCGCTTACGGTACGAGAATCCCGTATACGGCagcaattatttatttatggcTATAGGTATCGAGGACGCAGCTTGGCTTGTAACTCCCATAATTATGTTAGCAATGTGACGAATGACAAAGAGATCGCTCTCCGCATCGAGAAGGACGTTCGGCAAACCCGCGAGGTTTGAGATGACATGGCAGGCTGGTGCCCCAGCTGCCGGTAATCCTCCCTTTGTAATCTGCCTCCATGAACCACGAGCATTGGCGCGGGCTCGCCGATATTTagacgaaaagaaaagaaaaaaaaaaaagaaaaactatcAGATCTGACAAATTCTCGATAAACGTTCATTGCCCGAGGTTTGATTACGAACGAATCGCGTTTATCTTCCTTCGgatcaaaaatatattacatttgAATCCTTCCTTAAAACGGAACTCGTAAGATCGTTAAAAGCCTCTCCACTTGCGATTTTTCGAAATGTATCTCACAGGATTTCGTTCGGGGTTTTGGGCACGTGCCCCGGGTCGGCGCCGCTGGGTAAGAGCGGTTGATGTCACGCTGTTGGGTACCCCGGTTAATAGAGTCCACGACTTTAATGGACTCGCTAATCCGGCTGCTGTTTGGGAGCAGGGCAGAGGCGGCCCGAGGACCCGGTGGCAGGGTTTCGGTGGCTGCCACATCGGCGAATGCCACCGCGGAGATACGCCCCTTGTGCAAGCCCAGCGGTGCGATGATACCTTGATTCCGGGAGTGACAAATCGACCCCCCTCGGGTGGCTGGAAACCAAGGTGAAGTGGGAAGGGCGAGCGAGACGGGGGATGCGGGGGTGGGGGTAAAAACTAGAACGGTCTATTCATAGAGCGACCGGAATGTCGGATTTTCATACAGGCGAAAATCGTGTtcgcaaaaatttaaaaacgtgGATTGTGCAAGTACGGTAAATTGTAAATATGGAAAGTTGAAATACAGAATGACAAAATATCGAAAGGTCAAACATAGAACGGCAAAATCGAGAATTTTTAGGAGAGGAATTCTGATGATTCTACAGTTTTACATTCTGTATTCTGACCTTTCTATTCTTTCACTCCTCCATACTTTTACTagccaaaatttttaaattctataaattAAGTTTTcgcttttttaaaaatttcataccgaAGCCCTCCAAGTTTttgatatttatacatttttatccCCACCAGGTTGCGGATTTGCCAACTGCAGGGTGAAACTCGGAGTTTTTTTACCCCACGGAAGGAATCCCGAGTAGAATTCGCTCAAAAGTGCCGCTGGAGAATTAATATAATCTAATAATTTCTCCGGGGGTTGAAAGAGTTTCTCCGCTCCAGGCTGCGCGGAGAGATAGCATGAAGATTCTTTGTCACCGGAGAGTGATAACCCCCCGGTGTGCCGGGCGAGGTATATCTATTAATTCTGATCTCTCCATTAGCGCGAGAACCCGGATTCGATGGTATCGCAGCCCTCGCAAAGTTTGACAAACATTTGTCTCCCCGCCACTTTCGAGGCAATCGCTTGAGCCACCGGGTGACACAGATTTATCGAAGATCCCGCGACGCGACGAGAGAGGCTCGATATACAAACGGAATAAATTTCTCCACCCCCTGCGGAACTGGGCCGATGTATTgtcagagaatttttttcatttattttactctTGTTCGTTCCCTGAGCGCTGAGGAACGCAAACACTTATATACTGAAATTATTGTTCAAGTTCCTAGTACAAGCGACGCTGATCGGGGTAAAACAAACCGCCGGGtggctgttgctgctgctgctgctgctggtggtTCCTAACCACCGAGTTCTGCGGCTGACCCTGCTGATACGGATGGGGGTTGAATTGGGCCTGCGGATTTACTCCAGGATTGTACGCCGCCTGAGGCTGGGCCTGATACTGCTGGTGACTGGGTTGCGATGCTCCGTATTGAACCTGAGGGTTGTACTGGGGTCGGTTTTGGCTCGGGGCCTTAGCCAATTGGGGCGGCGGCTGGGCCGGGATGTGGGTTATCGGTTCCCGAGCCTGTTGGAACTGCAGAATCTGCTTGATGTCCGCTGGAACTTGGGAATAGGGTCTGTAGTTTATGTGCTCAACTTGCGGCTGGGCAACGGTCACCGGATTTGAAGCTCTGGCTCCGCGGACGCGTCCTGGAACGAGAAATGTTGAGTCTAAGAAACGGTTTTGGACCAATTGTTCGACAATGGCAGCTCACCGTAA from Neodiprion lecontei isolate iyNeoLeco1 chromosome 1, iyNeoLeco1.1, whole genome shotgun sequence includes these protein-coding regions:
- the LOC107223107 gene encoding gamma-gliadin-like yields the protein MKYPVLLMALTALSGSLVASEAINVYGRVRGARASNPVTVAQPQVEHINYRPYSQVPADIKQILQFQQAREPITHIPAQPPPQLAKAPSQNRPQYNPQVQYGASQPSHQQYQAQPQAAYNPGVNPQAQFNPHPYQQGQPQNSVVRNHQQQQQQQQPPGGLFYPDQRRLY